The following are encoded in a window of Vigna unguiculata cultivar IT97K-499-35 chromosome 8, ASM411807v1, whole genome shotgun sequence genomic DNA:
- the LOC114194176 gene encoding SWI/SNF complex subunit SWI3C-like codes for MPPSPSFPSENRTKWRKKRKRESHKRHSKRHDEDDEDNDSDDDRDDNDSDDQFRSPNAPPNTDSRVEIEVVSRDGVQISRFPPAIRRTVTRPHAAVTAIAALESGRGHSQHGIPVLENVSHGQLQASSTVSADCLGGLSFVAALPPVMKGSGVVKRFGTRVLVVPMHSDWFSPASVHRLERQAVPHFFSGKSPDHTPEKYMECRNYIVARYMEDPGKRITVPSCQVLSVGVGNEDLTRIVRFLDQWGIINYCAENPRREYLDNDTCLTEDTSGALCVPSVALRSIDSLIEFDKPKCKFKADEVYSCRTMHNTDISDLDDTIREYLSENYCHYCSRSLPVVYYQSQKEVDILLCTDCFHDGRFVAGHSSIDFITVDSTTDYGDLDGDNWTDQETLLLLEAVEVYNENWNEIAEHVGTKSKAQCILHFLRLPVEDGKLENINVSSLSLSSNMNNQEGNGRLHCCSNGDSAGSIHNNQDSDDRLPFANSGNPVMALVAFLASAVGPRVAATCAHAALAALSGNNSGSVTDIEALENDNRVNSESMNNRDGGHHGVAANSSQKNGDKSKVPGSCAQDEAGSTLLSAEKVKDAAKAGLSAAAMKAKLFADHEEREIQRLCANIVNTKLKRLELKLKQFAEIETQLMKECEQVEKLRLRFASERSHVVSARLGNGGTNPPMNVSGVGPSMINNNSNSRQQMISASSSQPSISGYGNSQPVHPHMSFVPRPSMFGLGQRLPLSMIQQSQAVSSNLMFNGPSNVQQPTPNHSLSRPVSRTNSGLG; via the exons ATGCCACCTTCCCCTTCCTTCCCTTCGG AGAACCGAACCAAATGGCGGAAGAAGCGGAAGCGGGAATCCCACAAACGCCACTCCAAGCGTCACGACGAAGATGATGAAGACAATGATTCCGATGATGACCGTGACGACAACGACTCCGACGACCAGTTCCGCAGCCCTAACGCGCCTCCCAACACCGACTCCCGTGTCGAGATCGAGGTCGTCTCACGTGATGGAGTCCAGATTTCGCGCTTCCCGCCGGCGATCAGGCGGACTGTTACCCGTCCTCATGCGGCGGTCACGGCAATTGCGGCTCTGGAGTCCGGCAGGGGACACTCGCAGCATGGCATACCGGTTCTCGAGAATGTGTCTCACGGCCAGCTTCAGGCTTCCTCGACTGTTTCTGCTGATTGTCTAGGGGGTTTGAGCTTTGTCGCTGCCCTGCCTCCTGTTATGAAAGGCTCCGGCGTTGTTAAACGGTTTGGCACTAGGGTTCTAGTGGTCCCCATGCATTCAG ATTGGTTTTCTCCAGCCTCAGTGCATCGACTTGAGAGACAAGCAGTTCCACATTTCTTCTCTGGAAAGTCACCAGATCATACGCCAGAGAAGTACATGGAATGTAGGAATTACATTGTTGCAAGATACATGGAGGACCCAGGGAAGAGGATTACAGTCCCTAGTTGCCAGGTTTTGTCTGTTGGTGTTGGTAATGAAGATTTAACTCGAATTGTGAGGTTCCTTGATCAATGGGGAATCATCAATTACTGTGCTGAGAACCCAAGGCGTGAGTATTTGGACAATGATACTTGCCTGACTGAGGACACTAGTGGTGCACTATGTGTGCCATCAGTGGCTTTAAGATCCATAGATAGTTTGATTGAGTTTGACAAGCCCAAGTGTAAATTCAAAGCAGATGAAGTTTATTCATGTCGAACAATGCACAATACAGATATTTCTGATTTGGATGACACAATAAGAGAGTATCTATCTGAAAACTATTGCCACTATTGTTCTCGATCTCTTCCTGTTGTATACTACCAATCACAGAAAGAG GTTGATATTTTACTCTGCACTGATTGCTTTCATGATGGGAGATTTGTTGCTGGTCATTCTAGTATAGATTTTATTACAGTGGATTCAACTACAGATTATGGGGATCTAGATGGGGATAATTGGACTGATCAAGAGACTTTATTGCTGCTTGAAGCAGTGGAAGTTTACAATGAGAATTGGAATGAAATTGCGGAGCATGTTGGTACCAAGTCGAAAGCACAATGCATTCTTCATTTTCTCCGTCTACCTGTAGAAGATGGAAAGTTAGAAAACATCAATGTATCAAGTCTGTCCTTGTCATCGAATATGAATAATCAAGAGGGTAATGGAAGATTGCATTGTTGCTCAAATGGGGATTCTGCAG GATCCATACATAACAACCAAGATTCTGATGACAGGCTTCCTTTCGCAAATTCTGGAAATCCAGTTATGGCACTG GTTGCCTTTTTAGCTTCTGCTGTTGGACCAAGAGTAGCTGCAACTTGTGCTCACGCAGCATTAGCTGCATTGTCGGGGAATAATTCAGGGAGTGTGACAGATATAGAAGCTTTGGAAAATGATAACAG GGTAAATTCAGAAAGCATGAATAATAGAGATGGTGGCCATCATGGAGTGGCTGCAAACTCAAGTCAGAAAAATG GGGACAAGTCAAAAGTACCTGGTTCATGTGCTCAAGATGAGGCTGGGTCGACTCTGCTGTCTGCTGAGAAAGTCAAAGATGCTGCCAAAGCAGGCCTCTCTGCTGCAGCAATGAAAGCTAAATTGTTTGCTGATCATGAAGAGCGTGAAATTCAGAGGCTATGCGCTAATATTGTTAATACTAAG TTGAAAAGATTGGAACTGAAGCTGAAGCAGTTTGCAGAAATTGAAACACAGTTGATGAAAGAATGTGAACAAGTTGAGAAGCTGAGGCTGAGGTTCGCTTCTGAGCGGTCTCATGTTGTTTCAGCACGTCTTGGAAATGGTGGAACCAATCCTCCAATGAATGTATCAGGTGTTGGTCCTTCGATGATTAACAATAATAGCAACAGTAGGCAGCAAATGATTTCTGCTTCTTCCTCTCAGCCTAGCATCTCAGGGTATGGCAACAGCCAACCAGTTCATCCACACATGTCCTTTGTCCCGCGGCCTTCAATGTTTGGATTAGGGCAAAGGTTGCCCCTGTCTATGATACAACAATCACAGGCTGTTTCTTCAAATTTGATGTTCAATGGCCCCAGTAATGTGCAGCAGCCTACTCCTAATCATTCGCTGTCGAGGCCTGTGTCAAGAACTAACTCTGGTTTAGGTTAA